Proteins from a genomic interval of Procambarus clarkii isolate CNS0578487 chromosome 45, FALCON_Pclarkii_2.0, whole genome shotgun sequence:
- the LOC138350295 gene encoding mediator of DNA damage checkpoint protein 1-like — MALFTDNPSSAGGRPSCARPQPILSRWSSKLRPTPTHPQPVVVQAAPDPNPSSAGGRPSCARPQPILSRWSSKLRPTPTHPQPVLVQAAPDPNPSSAGGRPSCARPQPILSRWSSKLRPTPTHPQPVVVQAAPDPNPSSAGGGPSCARPQPILSRWSSKLRPTPTHPQPVLVQAAPDPNPSSAGGRPSCARPQPILSRWSSKLRPTPTHPQPVVVQAAPDPNPSSAGARPSCARPQPILSRWSSKLRPTPTHPQPVLVQAAPDPNPSSAGGRPSCARPQPILSRWSSKLRPTPTHPQPVLVQAAPDPNPSSAGGRPSCARPQPILSRWSSKLRPTPTHPQPVVVQAAPDPNPSSAGARPSCARPQPILSRWSSKLRPTPTHPQPVLVQAAPDPNPSSAGGRPSCARPQPILSRWSSKLRPTPTHPQPVVVQAAPDPNPSSAGARPSCARPQPILSRWSSKLRPTPTHPQPVLVQAAPDLNPSSAGGRPSCARPQPILSRWSSKLRPTPTHPQPVVVQAAPDPNPSSAGGRPSCARPQPILSRWSSKLRPTPTHPQPVLVQAAPDPNPSSAGARPSCARPQPILSRWSSKLRPTPTHPQPVVVQAAPDPNPSSAGGRPSCARPQPILSRCSSKLRPTPTHPQPVVVQAAPDPNPSSAGARPSCARPQPILSRWSSKLRPTPTHPQPVLVQAAPTPTHPQPVPTWPRPNMDASPHGRVPTWTRPNMDTSQHGHVPTWTRPNMDTSQHGHVPTWTRPNMDTSQHGHVPT; from the coding sequence ATGGCCTTGTTTACTGACAACCCATCCTCAGCCGGTGGTCGTCCAAGCTGCGCCCGACCCCAACCCATCCTCAGCCGGTGGTCGTCCAAGCTGCGCCCGACCCCAACCCATCCTCAGCCGGTGGTCGTCCAAGCTGCGCCCGACCCCAACCCATCCTCAGCCGGTGGTCGTCCAAGCTGCGCCCGACCCCAACCCATCCTCAGCCGGTGGTCGTCCAAGCTGCGCCCGACCCCAACCCATCCTCAgcctgtgctcgtccaagctgcgccCGACCCCAACCCATCCTCAGCCGGTGGTCGTCCAAGCTGCGCCCGACCCCAACCCATCCTCAGCCGGTGGTCGTCCAAGCTGCGCCCGACCCCAACCCATCCTCAGCCGGTGGTCGTCCAAGCTGCGCCCGACCCCAACCCATCCTCAGCCGGTGGTGGTCCAAGCTGCGCCCGACCCCAACCCATCCTCAGCCGGTGGTCGTCCAAGCTGCGCCCGACCCCAACCCATCCTCAGCcggtgctcgtccaagctgcgccCGACCCCAACCCATCCTCAGCCGGTGGTCGTCCAAGCTGCGCCCGACCCCAACCCATCCTCAGCCGGTGGTCGTCCAAGCTGCGCCCGACCCCAACCCATCCTCAGCCGGTGGTCGTCCAAGCTGCGCCCGACCCCAACCCATCCTCAGCcggtgctcgtccaagctgcgccCGACCCCAACCCATCCTCAGCCGGTGGTCGTCCAAGCTGCGCCCGACCCCAACCCATCCTCAGCcggtgctcgtccaagctgcgccCGACCCCAACCCATCCTCAGCCGGTGGTCGTCCAAGCTGCGCCCGACCCCAACCCATCCTCAGCCGGTGGTCGTCCAAGCTGCGCCCGACCCCAACCCATCCTCAGCcggtgctcgtccaagctgcgccCGACCCCAACCCATCCTCAGCCGGTGGTCGTCCAAGCTGCGCCCGACCCCAACCCATCCTCAGCCGGTGGTCGTCCAAGCTGCGCCCGACCCCAACCCATCCTCAGCCGGTGGTCGTCCAAGCTGCGCCCGACCCCAACCCATCCTCAGCcggtgctcgtccaagctgcgccCGACCCCAACCCATCCTCAGCCGGTGGTCGTCCAAGCTGCGCCCGACCCCAACCCATCCTCAgcctgtgctcgtccaagctgcgccCGACCCCAACCCATCCTCAGCCGGTGGTCGTCCAAGCTGCGCCCGACCCCAACCCATCCTCAGCCGGTGGTCGTCCAAGCTGCGCCCGACCCCAACCCATCCTCAGCCGGTGGTCGTCCAAGCTGCGCCCGACCCCAACCCATCCTCAGCcggtgctcgtccaagctgcgccCGACCCCAACCCATCCTCAGCCGGTGGTCGTCCAAGCTGCGCCCGACCCCAACCCATCCTCAgcctgtgctcgtccaagctgcgccCGACCTCAACCCATCCTCAGCCGGTGGTCGTCCAAGCTGCGCCCGACCCCAACCCATCCTCAGCCGGTGGTCGTCCAAGCTGCGCCCGACCCCAACCCATCCTCAGCCGGTGGTCGTCCAAGCTGCGCCCGACCCCAACCCATCCTCAGCCGGTGGTCGTCCAAGCTGCGCCCGACCCCAACCCATCCTCAGCCGGTGGTCGTCCAAGCTGCGCCCGACCCCAACCCATCCTCAGCcggtgctcgtccaagctgcgcccgaccccaacccatcctcagccggtgctcgtccaagctgcgccCGACCCCAACCCATCCTCAGCCGGTGGTCGTCCAAGCTGCGCCCGACCCCAACCCATCCTCAGCCGGTGGTCGTCCAAGCTGCGCCCGACCCCAACCCATCCTCAGCCGGTGGTCGTCCAAGCTGCGCCCGACCCCAACCCATCCTCAGCcggtgctcgtccaagctgcgccCGACCCCAACCCATCCTCAGCCGGTGGTCGTCCAAGCTGCGCCCGACCCCAACCCATCCTCAGCcggtgctcgtccaagctgcgccCGACCCCAACCCATCCTCAGCCGGTGGTCGTCCAAGCTGCGCCCGACCCCAACCCATCCTCAgcctgtgctcgtccaagctgcgccGACCCCAACCCATCCTCAGCCAGTCCCAACATGGCCGCGTCCCAACATGGACGCGTCCCCACATGGACGCGTCCCAACATGGACACGTCCCAACATGGACACGTCCCAACATGGACACGTCCCAACATGGACACGTCCCAACATGGACACGTCCCAACATGGACACGTCCCAACATGGACACGTCCCAACATGGACACGTCCCAACATGGACACGTCCCAACATAG
- the LOC138350296 gene encoding mucin-2-like: MLRGRPRPQVQTCRQESLGVRGLDSYPPGGQEDYHSWRPDSRSSYSITPQSITPQSITPQTVTLQSITLQSITLQSITPQSITPQSITPQTITPQSITPQSITPQSITPQAVTPQSITPQAVTPQTITPQSITPQSITPQSITPQSITPQSITPQAVTPQSITPQAVTPQTITPQSITPQSITPQSITPQSITPQAVTPQAVTPLTITPQTITPQAITPQSITPQSITPQSITPQTITPQAVTPQAITPQTITPQAITPQAITPQSITPQSITPQTITPQTITPQTITPQSITPQSVTPQTVTPQSITPQTVTPQAITPQAITPQSITPQSITPQTVTPQAITPQAITPQAITPQSITPQSITPQSITPQAITPQAITPQAITPQAITPQAITPQSITPQSITPQSITPQSVTPQSVTPQSVTPQSVTPQSVTPQSVTPQSITPQSITPQAITPQSVTPQSITPQSITPQAITPQSITPQAITPQAITPQAITPQAITPQSITPQSITPQSVTPQSVTPQSVTPQSVTPQSVTPQAVTPQAITPQSITPQSITPQSITPQSITPQTVTPQSVTPQSVTPQSVTPQAVTPQAVTPQAITPQSITPQSITPQSITPQSITPQTVTPQAITPQTVTPQSITPQSITPQSITPQSITLQSIKPEKF; the protein is encoded by the exons ATGCTACGAGGTCGTCCACGACCCCAA GTCCAGACATGCCGTCAGGAGTCTCTAGGTGTTCGTGGCCTAGACTCCTATCCTCCTGGAGGCCAGGAGGACTATCACTCctggaggccagattcacgaagcagttac TCTATCACTCCACAGTCTATCACTCCACAGTCTATCACTCCACAGACTGTCACTCTACAGTCTATCACTCTACAGTCTATCACTCTACAGTCTATCACTCCACAGTCTATCACTCCACAGTCTATCACTCCACAGACTATCACTCCACAGTCTATCACTCCACAGTCTATCACTCCACAGTCTATCACTCCACAGGCTGTCACTCCACAGTCTATCACTCCACAGGCTGTCACTCCACAGACTATCACTCCACAGTCTATCACTCCACAGTCTATCACTCCACAGTCTATCACTCCACAGTCTATCACTCCACAGTCTATCACTCCACAGGCTGTCACTCCACAGTCTATCACTCCACAGGCTGTCACTCCACAGACTATCACTCCACAGTCTATCACTCCACAGTCTATCACTCCACAGTCTATCACTCCACAGTCTATCACTCCACAGGCTGTCACTCCACAGGCTGTCACTCCACTGACTATCACTCCACAGACTATCACTCCACAGGCTATCACTCCACAGTCTATCACTCCACAGTCTATCACTCCACAGTCTATCACTCCACAGACTATCACTCCACAGGCTGTCACTCCACAGGCTATCACTCCACAGACTATCACTCCACAGGCTATCACTCCACAGGCTATCACTCCACAGTCTATCACTCCACAGTCTATCACTCCACAGACTATCACTCCACAGACTATCACTCCACAGACTATCACTCCACAGTCTATCACTCCACAGTCTGTCACTCCACAGACTGTCACTCCACAGTCTATCACTCCACAGACTGTCACTCCACAGGCTATCACTCCACAGGCTATCACTCCACAGTCTATCACTCCACAGTCTATCACTCCACAGACTGTCACTCCACAGGCTATCACTCCACAGGCTATCACTCCACAGGCTATCACTCCACAGTCTATCACTCCACAGTCTATCACTCCACAGTCTATCACTCCACAGGCTATCACTCCACAGGCTATCACTCCACAGGCTATCACTCCACAGGCTATCACTCCACAGGCTATCACTCCACAGTCTATCACTCCACAGTCTATCACTCCACAGTCTATCACTCCACAGTCTGTCACTCCACAGTCTGTCACTCCACAGTCTGTCACTCCACAGTCTGTCACTCCACAGTCTGTCACTCCACAGTCTGTCACTCCACAGTCTATCACTCCACAGTCTATCACTCCACAGGCTATCACTCCACAGTCTGTCACTCCACAGTCTATCACTCCACAGTCTATCACTCCACAGGCTATCACTCCACAGTCTATCACTCCACAGGCTATCACTCCACAGGCTATCACTCCACAGGCTATCACTCCACAGGCTATCACTCCACAGTCTATCACTCCACAGTCTATCACTCCACAGTCTGTCACTCCACAGTCTGTCACTCCACAGTCTGTCACTCCACAGTCTGTCACTCCACAGTCTGTCACTCCACAGGCTGTCACTCCACAGGCTATCACTCCACAGTCTATCACTCCACAGTCTATCACTCCACAGTCTATCACTCCACAGTCTATCACTCCACAGACTGTCACTCCACAGTCTGTCACTCCACAGTCTGTCACTCCACAGTCTGTCACTCCACAGGCTGTCACTCCACAGGCTGTCACTCCACAGGCTATCACTCCACAGTCTATCACTCCACAGTCTATCACTCCACAGTCTATCACTCCACAGTCTATCACTCCACAGACTGTCACTCCACAGGCTATCACTCCACAGACTGTCACTCCACAGTCTATCACGCCACAGTCTATCACTCCACAGTCTATCACTCCACAGTCTATCACTCTACagtctataaaaccagaaaagttttaa